A window of Streptomyces sp. Je 1-332 genomic DNA:
CACCGGCAGAGCCCAGTTCCGCCACCTCATCCCGCCGCCCCCTGGCCCCGGAACCTGAGCACGGTCGTGAACCCCTGCGTGCCGTCGGCGAAGCCGGTGCCGACCAGGGTGGTGGCGGGTTCCTTGCGCCCGAAGCCGGCGGAGTACCAGCCGAGCGGCGGGTCGCTCTCGCCGTGGTGCGCGCGCCAGGACAGCTGCTCGGGCAGGTCGAGCACCGCGAAACGGTCCTCGCCGTCCCGGGTCCAGGTGAGTACCGCCCAGTTCCCCACCAGGTCCGCGGCGATCGCCGGGCCGAGGTGGAACGCGAGGCGCACGGCCGCCCGGCCCCTGCCGCGCACCTCGTCGACCACCCGCAGCTCCTGGCTCGCGGCGGTCAGCTCCACCCGGCGGCGGTGCACGGAACGCTGGTATCCGTCGTGCTCGGCGCACCAGTGGGCCACACTCTCGGGGGATGTGCCCACGTCCAGGACGCGGCTGCGGGCGTGCCGGGTCCAGAGGAACGGGCCGCCGGAGACGGACTGGTCGGCGCCGTTCAGTTCCAGGGTGTTGTGGCCGAGGGTCGAGCGGAAGTACTGCCGCCACTCGGGCTGTCCGTGGTAGCAGAACGTCCCCGGGTCGGCGAGCACGTCGACCCCGTCCTGCCGGACCTCCACGGACAGCGCGTCCGCGTGGGCGTGCGCGGCGATGGACAGGAAGCCGTGCGGGCCGCCGTCGCAGCGGCACCAGATCCCGTCAGGACCGCGCAGGATGGTCATGCCCGCGTCCGCGAAGTGCCCCGGTTTGGCGGAGGGGCGGGCCACGGCCGGTGCGGTCCCGCCCTTCGCGTAAGGGCGGATGAGCGCGGCGAGCAGGGGGGTGCGCACGTCGGTTCCGGTCACCTCCGGCCACCAGGCGAGGCGGCCGAACACCGCGTCCCCGGTGGCGAGCAGCGAGGCCCAGCGGTCGGTGCCCGCGCCGTCCACGATCAGGCCGTGTCCGTCGTCCGCGTCCCCCTGGCGCGGCGGCCGCAGCCGGTTGTCCACGACGGCCGCGAGCGCGTCGGTCATCCGCAGCAGCACCAGGCGCAGCGTCGCGGGGACCGGCACGTCGGCGGCGTCCGCCTCGGCCACCGCGGCAAGGCCGAGCTCCAGGACGAGCCCGTGGTACTCGCTCGCCAGCTCGCGGTTGAGCCCGGAGAGGAAGGTGTTGCCGCGCAGCTGCCGCTCGAGCGACCGCAGCGCGTCGTTCCGCCAACGCTCCGATGAGGGAAACCAGTTGAACGCGCAGGCCGCGGCGAACTGCCCGGCGGCCTCGGCGATGATGTGGTTGTTCGCAGAAGAGCCCCGGCTGGGGAAGCCGGCCAGCCAGCGCTGGTGGTGCCAGATCTGGTTCAGCGCCACCGGGTTGTCCTCGAAGAGACCGGCCGCGCCCGGCCAGCCGTCGAGCAGCCTGCGGACCCACACCCAGGAGAGCAGCCGGATGCCGAGCTCGATGCCGCTGATCCAGTGCACGCCGCGCAGCGGCGGGTTGGCCGCCCACCACGACCGCAGGTGCTCGGCCACGCGCTCGGCGTACCGCTCGTCCCCGGTGACCGCGTAGGCGGCGGCGAGCACGGTGAGGTACTGATGCCGGGACAGCTCCCAGATCTGCTTGATGTCCCCGACCGCGTCCTCCTGGCGGTACGGAAGGTCGAAGGCATAGCCCCACGGAGCATGGCGCCCGGTCTTCGGGTCGTACCACCAGTCCGGGTCGGCCAGGTCGTCGCGGGCCACCCCGAAGTACTCGGCGTGCCCGGCCATCAGCAGCTCCGCCGCGTCGACCAGACGCTTCGCGGCATCCGGCGGCACCGCGGCGAGCGCCGCGGCGGGCAGCACCGCGGTGAACCGCGCGCCGCTCACGCGCGGGCACTCGGGCCGCGCCGAGCGCCACCGGCGCCTGCGCACCGTGTCACCCACCCGGCCCGCGACCTCCCGCGGGCCCATGCGGGACAGCCGCCGCAGGTACCAGACCGGATTCCCCGAGTTCACGGTCATCGCGCCCCCGTCAGCGCCACCGGAGCGCCGCACGCCAGGCCTGCCTGCACGGCGAGGGTGGCCGCCGTGGTGGCGACGAGGGACTCCAGTGGTACCGGCATCGGCCCGCCGGTCCGCACGGCCCTGACGAACGCGGCGAGTTCGGCGTTCTGCCCCTTGTCCCTGGCCTTGGGCAGCCGCGAACTGACCCACCGCTTGGGGCCGTGGACCGAAGCACGGACGAAGTCGTCGAGCCGCAGCACCTTGCCGTCACCGACGAGGTCCAGCGTCTCCTTGGGAAAGCCGGGCGCACCGTTGGTGACGTAACTGATGGTGGCGGTGGACCCGTCCGGGTAGCGCAGCACGACCTGGAGGTCCTCGTTGCCGGAGGTGGCCACCGCGTACACCGAGACCGGGTCGGCCCCGAGCAGCCAGCTCGCCGTGTCGATGAAGTGCCCGCCCTCGCCGACGAACCGCGAGCCCTCGGCGCCCTGTTGGAGGTACCAGCTGCCGTGCTGCAAGCGGCCCGCGTTGACCAGATAGCGCAGGTTCGCCGGACCGCTCCGGGCGCCGAACCGCTTCTTGGCCTCCTGGAGCAGCGGCGAGAACCGGCGGTTGAAGCCCACCTGCAACCGGTCGTTGCCGGACTCCTCCACGGCCGCGAGCACGCCCGTCAGCTCGTCGTCGGAGAGTGCCAGGGGCTTCTCCACGAACACCGACTTACCGGCGAGCAGCGCCCTCCGGGTCAGGTCGGCGTGCGAGCTGTGCCGGGTGACCACGAACACCGCGTCGATGGACTTGTCGCCGAGTACGGCGTCGAGATCGGTCGTGGCGTCGGCGAAGCCGAACTTCCGCTTGGCGTTGGCCGCGGACAGCGCGGTCGTGGTGACGACCGTGGACAACTCGACGCCCTCGCGCCCCGCCAGGTGCGGCAGCAGCATCGACGTCGCGTAGTTGCCCGCGCCGACGAACGCGAGGCGTACGGGTGACTTGGTGGCCCGTGGCGTGGCGGACACCTGGCCGCTCCCTCGCTTCACCTCGGGCACGGCCACTGCCGGGGCCTCCGATTCCGTTTCCCCCGTCTGCTCGGTGTAGCGGAACAGCACGGCCACGGCCTTCAACTCGCCGTCCTTCAGGCCCTGGTAGGTCTCCACGGCGTCATCGAAGGCGGCGATGTGGGAGATCAAGGGCTCCACGTCGACGCGGCCCCGGGCGGCGAGATCGAGGAAGCACGCGAGGTTGCGGCGCTCGGTCCAGCGCACATAGCCGATGGGGTAGTCCCGGCCCTCCAGCTCGTACGCGGGGTCGTAGCGCCCCGGGCCGTAACTGCGGGAGAACCGGACGTCGAGCTCCTTCTCGTAGTACGCGTTCCACGGCAGGTCGAGGCTGCACTTGCCGATGTCGACGACCCGGCCGCGGTCGCGGCTCAAGTGGGCGGCCAGCTCGACGGGCTGGTTGCTGCCGCCGCCGGCGGCCAGATACACCTGGTCGACGCCGTGGCCCTCGGTGAGCTCCGCGACGGCGGCCTCCACGGCGGCGGACGCGGGGTCGCCGCAGGCCGCGGCGCCCGAGCGCTCGGCGAGTTCGCAGCGCGCCGGGTCGGGATCGACTCCGACGACGCGGACCCCCGATGCGGTGAGGAGCTGCACCACCAACTGCCCGATGAGACCGAGGCCGATGACGAGCGCCACGTCGCCGAGCTGCGGCTCGCCCCGGCGGACGCCCTGCATCGCGATCGACCCGACGGTGCCGAAGGCAGCGTGCCGCGGCGCGAGACCGGCGGGAACCGGCGCGTAGAGGTTCTTCGGCACCCAGTTCAACTCGGCGTGCAGCGCGTGCTCGTTGCCGGCGCAGGCCACCAGGTCCCCGGGCTTCACATCGTCGATCCCGGCGCCGACCTGCTCGACCACGCCGCACAGCGAATAGCCGAGCGGGGTGTAGGAGTCCAGCTTGCCCATCACCTTGCGGTAGGTGGCGGGCACCCCGTTGGTGGCCACGCTCTGCATGACCTTGGCCACCTGGTCAGGACGGGAGCGGGCCTTGCCCACCATCGACATGCCGGCCTCGGACACCTTCATGAGCTCGGTACCGGTGGATATCAACGAGTAGGCGCTGCGGACCAGCACACCGTCCGGCTTGCACCCCGGAACCGGCACATCGAGCAGCGCCAGCTCACCACTCTTGTAGTTCTGTACGACCTGCTTCACCCGAGCTCCTCTTGATTCACCGTCAACGCCGTCAATTCCAACGCCGTCAAGCCACTTGTCGCTGGCCGGAGCCAGCGGTCGCGCCGCGGTACCAGTACTCGAGGGTCAGCACATGCCACAGATGCTTGGAGAAGTCCCGCTGCCCCGCGGCGTCCTCGGCGACCATCCGCTCCAGCGCGTCACGGCGCAGGATCCCGGAACTGACGAGCACACCGTCGTTGACCACCTCGCGCACCAGCGGTGCCAGATCCCGGCTCATCCAGGCCCGCAGCGGGGCGCTGAACAAGCCCTTGGGCCGGTACGCGATCTCCCTCGGCAGGACCGAGAGGGCCGCCTCCTTGAGGACGGCCTTGCTCTGCCGTCCGACGATCTTGCGGTCACCGGGCACGGCGAACGCCGCCTTGACCACCTCGACGTCCACGTACGGCACCCGCACCTCGGTCGACGCGGCCATGCTCGAACGGTCCGTGTAGGCGAGGTTCAGACCCGGCAGGAACATCCGCGCGTCGCCCAGGCACATGCGGTTGACGAAGTCGTCGAGTGCGTTGTCCTGGTAGATGTCCGCGTGCTCGGTCAGCACGTCGTCGACCGTCCCCGCCAGGTCCGGATTGACCAGGGCGAGCAGCTCGTCCTTGTCGTACATGGTGTAGCTGCGCCGGAACGCGGCCTCCTCCGACAGATCGGCGAAGGAGAGGAACCGCTTGGCGAAGCGCACCGAGCGGAACCCCCGGCGGGACGTGGCGACCGGCAGCCGGTCCACGGCTCTGGACAGGCCCCGCCGCAAGGGCCGCGGGACACGCTGGTAGCGCACCGCGAACAGGTTGGCCAGGTGCTTGCGGTAACCGGCGAACAGCTCGTCGGCGCCCATCCCCGAGAGCATCACCTTGACCCCGGCCTCCCGCGCGGCCGAGCAGATCAGGAAGGTGTTGATCGCGGCGGGGTCGCCGATCGGCTCGTCCAGGTGGTGCGTCATCCGCGGCAGCAGGTCGAGCACGTTCGGGGCGATCTCGATCTCGTGCAGGTCGACACCGAATCGCTCGGCCACCTGCCGGGCATAGCGCAGGTCGTCCGGCATCGCCTCGAACTTGGCGTCCTCGGCGCGGAATCCGATCGTGTACGCGGAGATCCCGGGCCGGTCGCGGGCCGCGAGCGCGGTCAGATAGCTGGAGTCGAGACCGCCGGAGAGGAAGGTCGCCACGGGCACGTCGGAGAGCAGGTGCTGCCGGGTGGACTCCTCGACGACGGCGGCCAGGTCCGGCAGTTCGCCGCTGCGGGCCCGCTCCTGCCCCTCGGCGGCCACGTCGCGCAGGTTCCAGTACTGACCGCGCTCCACCCGTCCGTCGGGCCGGCACCTGAGCCAGCTCCCCGGCGGCAGCTTCTCCGCCTCGCGGAACGCGCACCGCGAATCCGGAACCCAGTAGTAGAGCAGCGAGGCCACCAGCGCCGCGTCGTCCACCCGCAACGATCCGCCGGTCACGGCGGCGAGCGCCTTGAGCTCGGAGGCGAAGACCAGGCCCTCACCGCGCCGCAGCAGGAACAGCGGCTTGATGCCGAGCTGGTCGCGGGCGAGGACCAGTTCACCCGTCCTCTCGTCGAAGATCCCGAACGCGAACATGCCGCGCAGCCGGGGCAGGCAGTCGGTGCCCCAGCGCCGCCAGGCCTCAAGGAGCACCTCGGTGTCGGACGTACCGCGAAAGCGCACCCCGGAGGCCGCCAGCTCGGCACGCAGCTCGGGCGCGTTGTAGAGCTCGCCGTTGTACGTGAGGGACAGGGCGTCCTTGACCATCGGCTGGGCGCCGGTGTCGGACAGGTCGATGATGGACAGCCTGCGGTGCCCGAGCTGTACTTCGCCGTCACCGGCGGGATGGCCGTACCGCCCCGCCCCGTCCGGTCCGCGGTGGGCGAGGACATCGGTGAGCCGGTCGGTCACGGCCTTCCCGTCCGGCCATCGGTAGGTGCCTGCGATGCCACACATGTCTTACCGCGCCTCCTGGTCGCTGTCCGGGACCCGTACGGCCCTTGGGGGCCGCTCGGCCTGCTGCCGGCCGTCCCCCACTGCCTCGACGGCGTGGGAGGCACCCCCGCCGCCCCCGCCGCCCCCGCCGCCCCCGCCGTTCCGCCGGGCGAGGCGTGCGTCGTGGCCGCGCAGCGCGGTGTGCGGGCCGTCCCACAGGGTGCCGTCCGTCCGGTCCCGCGGATCGGGGTCGATCAACACCACACCGATCACCGGGATGAGCAGATCCGCGAGCTGCCGCGCCACGGTGTGCAGCCAGGCGGCGCTGCCGTGCCCGGCACGCACGACGAGGACGGTCTGCGAACCGAGGTCCTGCAGGCCGGTCCACGCCGTGCCGGGCACGACCGAGCCGACACCGATCCTGCGCGTCTGACGCGGCACGGCCGCGGCACGGTCACCGCTGACCACGGCCGGGCCGCCCGGCTCCTGGCCCCGGCCGGCGCGCTCCAGGGCCGGCAGGCCGTCGATGACGACCACCGGCTCCTGGGCCGACAGTGCCTTCGCCAGGTCCAGGGCGAGCACGCTCGTGCTGTGCGCACAGCCCAGCTCCAGGAGCGACACCGATTCCCCTGAGTCACGCACGGTGCGGGCCAGGGTCGATATGAGCCGTTCGCGCTCCGTACGGGTCCGTCGTCGCTGCCAGAACCCGACCCGGCGACGGGGCACGCGCCGCAGCTCCGCGATGACCGACGCCCCCAGGTTCGCCGCGATCTCCCGGCGCAGCACCGGACGGTCCGCCACCACCGAACCGACCGCCGCCACCGCGAGCCCGATGACGAGGCCGAGGACGAGTCCGATCGCTGAGTTGGTGGCAGCGGCCAGCGGCAGGGAGTGCCGCACCGCGCGCGGTGCGTCCACGATCTGCGTGCCGGAGATGATCCGGGGCGTCCCCATCCGCGCCTCCTCGGCGCGCTGGTCGAAGTCGGCGATCCGGGAGGTGAGTTCGGCCCTGCGGGCGAAGAGCGACTCCATGCTCGCCGACGACTCCGGGTCGCTCGAAGGCGTCCTGCCCCCGATCGACTCGTTGACCTGGGCGAGTTCGGTCCGCATGCGGTCGCGCTGGTCGCGCAGGGCCTTGGCCTCGGCCTTCGCGGCGTCCTGCATCCGCTGCACATGGTCGGCGACGAACGCGTCCGCCAACGCCTTGGCCCGGGCCACCGCCTGCGCGTCGCTGTCGCCTGTCACATCGATCCGCAACAGGTTGTTGGTCACGCCGGTGCCCCGGTAGTCCCGCATGAAGTCCTCCGGTTTCACCGGTGAGTTGAGGGACTTCAGGGCCTTGTCGGCGATCCGCGTGGTCTGCAGCACCTCCACGTCGGTGCGGATGAGCGTTCCGGTGTCGTTCGGCTGATCCTCCTGATGCGCGACGAGCACCTTGGCCACGGCGGTCGGCGGCGGTGGTCGCAGGACCGCCACCGCCGCGCCGATCAGCAGGCCGAGGAGCGCCAGGGAGCACCAGAGGCGGCGGCGCCTGCGCACCGCGACCACCAGCGCCTGAAGGTTGAGCAGCGGAGCGGCTGTCGACGGCTCCGGGGCCGTGTGCGTCGTCACGCCGAACCTCCCGTCGCGTGTCCGCGACCCGCGAGCGCCGGAGCGGCGTTCTCCGGAGGGCGCTCGGCAGGCCGCGCGGCACGGGCCCGTACCGGCCCGGCGACGACGACGCCGACGACCTCATGCCTGCCGTCCGCACACGCCCCGGCGAGACCGGCGAGCTCACCGGCGGTCCAACTGCCCGCGCTGAGCACGACCAGGGCGCCGGACTCGGCGTCACGGTCCGGCACCAGCGGCCGGGACACCGAGACGTCCACCACCCGCAGCTGCGGATCGCTCTTGGCCTCGGCGGCGAGCTGCTCCGCCGCCCGGCGGGCGATCTCGTCGCCGTCCGGTACGACGACCAGCAGCCGTCGGGAGCCCGGCAGTTGGATCCGGAGGCGGGCGCACACCCGCCGGTAGCGGAGCTGTCTGCCGGCCTCGTCGCCGGACGCCGGCGGGGTCGGCAGCTCCCACCGGGTGTCGACGCCGAGGAAACGGCGGGTCCAGGCGCGCGGGCCGCCGCCTTTCGGCCCGTGCGCGGCCCGTTCAGCGGGCACCTCGACGGTGCCGATGAGCGTCGACCCCAGCGCCGCGGTGATCTCCGACTCGGTGCGGAGCCGGTTGTTCGAACGTGCCGCGGTGAGATGGGCGATGACGGAGACCAGGAGGAACAGCAGCGCCCCGCCGACCACGAGCTGTGTCCTCGTCGGCGGTGCCTCGCCGGTCGGCAGGGCCGCGGGCCCCATGACGACCATGCCGGCCTTGCCGGTCGCCGGGTCGGCCTCTTCCAGCTTCTTCATGGCCTCCTCCAGCGAGGTGCGCAGCTTCTCGAGCGAGGTGCGCGCCTGCACGCTCTCCACGGTCTGTCCCGGATCCGCCGCATCTGCCAGCTCGGAGATGCGGCGGTTGGTCTCGGCGACCTTCTTCCGCAGCGCCTCGGGCCCGGTGGCCGTCGCGGGGTCGGCGCTGCCGCCCGCGAGCCGCGTGGCGAAGGTGACGAATTCCTTGGCCACACGGTCGGACAGCTGCTGCGCGCGCTCCGGGGTGTCGGCCGTACCCGAAATCGTGACGATGTTCCCGTCGGCGGCCTTGGCGCTCACCCGGTCGATGAGCTCGTCGCCGTCGCCGCCCGTCCAGTCGAGCGCGTCGGCGGCCCGGTCGACCACCGACGAACTGGTCGCCACGTTCACCTGCGTCAGCAGCTCGCGTTCCTCCCACTGCCCCGGCAGCAGTACCGACGCCGATGCCGTGTAGCGCGGTGGGAACAGCACCACCGAGGCGCCGTAGCCGACCAGGGCGCCCACCAGGGCGACGACGGCGAGCAGCCGCCAGCGCCTGCGGAAGATCCGCCCGACCGTGGCCAGACGTATGGTGTCGTCGCTCAACGTCGCCTCCTCCCCATCCGGCTCGGGGCGCCACCGACGTGTCCGGGGGCGGGGCAGGCAGCGGCGTAGGCGGCGAGCAGCGAGCGCTGTGAGTTCTGCCAGGACAGTGCTCCGCCGACCCGCTCCTGGCCGATCTTGCCCATCCGGGCCCGCTTCTCCGGATCGTCGAGCAACGCCGCGATGAGCCCGGCGAATTCGGCCTCGTCGTTGGCGGGCGCGTACACGGCGGCGTCACCGGCGGAGACGCGCGCCTCCTTGAGGTCGAACGAGACGATCGGCCGGCCCATCGCCATGTACTCCATGACCTTGTTCATGGTCGACACGTCGTTGAGCGGGTTGCGCGGGTCGGGGGAGAGGCACACGTCCGCGGTGGACAGATAGCGCACCAGGTCGGCGTCCGGAACGCGTCCGGTGAACTGCACCTGCTCGGAGAGACCGAGCCGCCCGGACAGCTCCACCATCGCGTCGAACGCGTCACCGGCGCCGACGAACACCGCATGCCAGTCGGTCCGCCCGAGGCCGTCGCGCAGCTTCGCCAGGGACCGCAGGGCGTAGTCGACGCCGTCCTGCGGGCCCATGACGCCCAGATAGCACAGCAGATGCTGCTTGTCGCGCTTCAACTCCGGCTCGGGCGGCACCGGTTGGAAGCGTTCGACCGCGGGCGCGCTGCGCACCACGAAGACGTCCTCCGGCCGCTGACGGCCACGGCGCACCGCGACGTCCCGATAACTCTCATTCGTGGCGAGCACCACGTCCGCGGCGCGGTAGGTCATCCGCTCAAGGGCGCACACGGCGCGGTAGAGCAGGTCCTCGCCGCGGCCGAACCGGGAGAGATACAACTCGGGTACCAGGTCGTGCTGGTCGAAGACGAACCGCGCGCCGCGCCGCTTCATCCACAGCGCGGGCAGGAACAGCAGATCGGGCGGGTTGCAGGCGTGGACCACGTCGACCGGTCCGACCTTCCGGGCAAGGCGGAGTGTGTGCCACAACGCCGAGCCGTACTCCCGCAGGTAGCCCGCGGGACCTCCGGTGGCCGCGCGCAGGGGGTAGCGGTGGATCCGCACCCCGTCGACCACCGCCTCCGGTTCCGTGTCGCGCTTCTCGCCCCGGGGACAGATGACGTGCACCGTCCAGCCGGCGTCGCGCAGTGTCGTGCACTCCTGCCACACCCGCCGGTCGAACGGCACCGACAGGTTCTCCACCAGGATCAGCGCGCGCCGTTCGGGCCGGCCGGCGCCGGTCGTGTCACCAGACGATGTGTTACCAAGCAAGGCCTATGTACCCCGGTTCGGTCCGGCGCGCCGCGGCGTCGGGTAGGTGGATGAGGTCGACGATCACCGGTCCACCGCCATGGGGCAGCGCCGAGAGGACGTCCGGGTCCTTGGTCCCGACCACGCACACCTCCGCGTGCTCGAGCACCTCGTCGACGGAGTCCGCGAGCAGGTGCGCGAGGTGCGGCAGCCGGTCCTCGATGTACTCGCGGTTGGCGCCGAGCAGCCGGGACATGCTGACGTTCGCGTCGTAGATCTTCAGGTCGTACCCCTTGCCGAAGAGCCGCTCGGCCAGCTCGACGAGCGGGCTCTCGCGCAGGTCGTCGGTGCCGGGTTTGAAGGACAGACCGAACAGCCCCGCCCGGCGCTTGCCGGTGCGTTCGACCAGCTCCACCGCGCGCTGCAGATGGTCGGAGTTGGAGGGCAGTACGTGGGACAGGATGGGCACCGAGACATCGGCCC
This region includes:
- the asnB gene encoding asparagine synthase (glutamine-hydrolyzing), which encodes MCGIAGTYRWPDGKAVTDRLTDVLAHRGPDGAGRYGHPAGDGEVQLGHRRLSIIDLSDTGAQPMVKDALSLTYNGELYNAPELRAELAASGVRFRGTSDTEVLLEAWRRWGTDCLPRLRGMFAFGIFDERTGELVLARDQLGIKPLFLLRRGEGLVFASELKALAAVTGGSLRVDDAALVASLLYYWVPDSRCAFREAEKLPPGSWLRCRPDGRVERGQYWNLRDVAAEGQERARSGELPDLAAVVEESTRQHLLSDVPVATFLSGGLDSSYLTALAARDRPGISAYTIGFRAEDAKFEAMPDDLRYARQVAERFGVDLHEIEIAPNVLDLLPRMTHHLDEPIGDPAAINTFLICSAAREAGVKVMLSGMGADELFAGYRKHLANLFAVRYQRVPRPLRRGLSRAVDRLPVATSRRGFRSVRFAKRFLSFADLSEEAAFRRSYTMYDKDELLALVNPDLAGTVDDVLTEHADIYQDNALDDFVNRMCLGDARMFLPGLNLAYTDRSSMAASTEVRVPYVDVEVVKAAFAVPGDRKIVGRQSKAVLKEAALSVLPREIAYRPKGLFSAPLRAWMSRDLAPLVREVVNDGVLVSSGILRRDALERMVAEDAAGQRDFSKHLWHVLTLEYWYRGATAGSGQRQVA
- a CDS encoding bi-domain-containing oxidoreductase; amino-acid sequence: MKQVVQNYKSGELALLDVPVPGCKPDGVLVRSAYSLISTGTELMKVSEAGMSMVGKARSRPDQVAKVMQSVATNGVPATYRKVMGKLDSYTPLGYSLCGVVEQVGAGIDDVKPGDLVACAGNEHALHAELNWVPKNLYAPVPAGLAPRHAAFGTVGSIAMQGVRRGEPQLGDVALVIGLGLIGQLVVQLLTASGVRVVGVDPDPARCELAERSGAAACGDPASAAVEAAVAELTEGHGVDQVYLAAGGGSNQPVELAAHLSRDRGRVVDIGKCSLDLPWNAYYEKELDVRFSRSYGPGRYDPAYELEGRDYPIGYVRWTERRNLACFLDLAARGRVDVEPLISHIAAFDDAVETYQGLKDGELKAVAVLFRYTEQTGETESEAPAVAVPEVKRGSGQVSATPRATKSPVRLAFVGAGNYATSMLLPHLAGREGVELSTVVTTTALSAANAKRKFGFADATTDLDAVLGDKSIDAVFVVTRHSSHADLTRRALLAGKSVFVEKPLALSDDELTGVLAAVEESGNDRLQVGFNRRFSPLLQEAKKRFGARSGPANLRYLVNAGRLQHGSWYLQQGAEGSRFVGEGGHFIDTASWLLGADPVSVYAVATSGNEDLQVVLRYPDGSTATISYVTNGAPGFPKETLDLVGDGKVLRLDDFVRASVHGPKRWVSSRLPKARDKGQNAELAAFVRAVRTGGPMPVPLESLVATTAATLAVQAGLACGAPVALTGAR
- a CDS encoding alginate lyase family protein, whose amino-acid sequence is MTVNSGNPVWYLRRLSRMGPREVAGRVGDTVRRRRWRSARPECPRVSGARFTAVLPAAALAAVPPDAAKRLVDAAELLMAGHAEYFGVARDDLADPDWWYDPKTGRHAPWGYAFDLPYRQEDAVGDIKQIWELSRHQYLTVLAAAYAVTGDERYAERVAEHLRSWWAANPPLRGVHWISGIELGIRLLSWVWVRRLLDGWPGAAGLFEDNPVALNQIWHHQRWLAGFPSRGSSANNHIIAEAAGQFAAACAFNWFPSSERWRNDALRSLERQLRGNTFLSGLNRELASEYHGLVLELGLAAVAEADAADVPVPATLRLVLLRMTDALAAVVDNRLRPPRQGDADDGHGLIVDGAGTDRWASLLATGDAVFGRLAWWPEVTGTDVRTPLLAALIRPYAKGGTAPAVARPSAKPGHFADAGMTILRGPDGIWCRCDGGPHGFLSIAAHAHADALSVEVRQDGVDVLADPGTFCYHGQPEWRQYFRSTLGHNTLELNGADQSVSGGPFLWTRHARSRVLDVGTSPESVAHWCAEHDGYQRSVHRRRVELTAASQELRVVDEVRGRGRAAVRLAFHLGPAIAADLVGNWAVLTWTRDGEDRFAVLDLPEQLSWRAHHGESDPPLGWYSAGFGRKEPATTLVGTGFADGTQGFTTVLRFRGQGAAG
- a CDS encoding Wzz/FepE/Etk N-terminal domain-containing protein, whose protein sequence is MTTHTAPEPSTAAPLLNLQALVVAVRRRRRLWCSLALLGLLIGAAVAVLRPPPPTAVAKVLVAHQEDQPNDTGTLIRTDVEVLQTTRIADKALKSLNSPVKPEDFMRDYRGTGVTNNLLRIDVTGDSDAQAVARAKALADAFVADHVQRMQDAAKAEAKALRDQRDRMRTELAQVNESIGGRTPSSDPESSASMESLFARRAELTSRIADFDQRAEEARMGTPRIISGTQIVDAPRAVRHSLPLAAATNSAIGLVLGLVIGLAVAAVGSVVADRPVLRREIAANLGASVIAELRRVPRRRVGFWQRRRTRTERERLISTLARTVRDSGESVSLLELGCAHSTSVLALDLAKALSAQEPVVVIDGLPALERAGRGQEPGGPAVVSGDRAAAVPRQTRRIGVGSVVPGTAWTGLQDLGSQTVLVVRAGHGSAAWLHTVARQLADLLIPVIGVVLIDPDPRDRTDGTLWDGPHTALRGHDARLARRNGGGGGGGGGGGGASHAVEAVGDGRQQAERPPRAVRVPDSDQEAR
- a CDS encoding Wzz/FepE/Etk N-terminal domain-containing protein, with protein sequence MSDDTIRLATVGRIFRRRWRLLAVVALVGALVGYGASVVLFPPRYTASASVLLPGQWEERELLTQVNVATSSSVVDRAADALDWTGGDGDELIDRVSAKAADGNIVTISGTADTPERAQQLSDRVAKEFVTFATRLAGGSADPATATGPEALRKKVAETNRRISELADAADPGQTVESVQARTSLEKLRTSLEEAMKKLEEADPATGKAGMVVMGPAALPTGEAPPTRTQLVVGGALLFLLVSVIAHLTAARSNNRLRTESEITAALGSTLIGTVEVPAERAAHGPKGGGPRAWTRRFLGVDTRWELPTPPASGDEAGRQLRYRRVCARLRIQLPGSRRLLVVVPDGDEIARRAAEQLAAEAKSDPQLRVVDVSVSRPLVPDRDAESGALVVLSAGSWTAGELAGLAGACADGRHEVVGVVVAGPVRARAARPAERPPENAAPALAGRGHATGGSA
- a CDS encoding glycosyltransferase family 4 protein; the encoded protein is MLGNTSSGDTTGAGRPERRALILVENLSVPFDRRVWQECTTLRDAGWTVHVICPRGEKRDTEPEAVVDGVRIHRYPLRAATGGPAGYLREYGSALWHTLRLARKVGPVDVVHACNPPDLLFLPALWMKRRGARFVFDQHDLVPELYLSRFGRGEDLLYRAVCALERMTYRAADVVLATNESYRDVAVRRGRQRPEDVFVVRSAPAVERFQPVPPEPELKRDKQHLLCYLGVMGPQDGVDYALRSLAKLRDGLGRTDWHAVFVGAGDAFDAMVELSGRLGLSEQVQFTGRVPDADLVRYLSTADVCLSPDPRNPLNDVSTMNKVMEYMAMGRPIVSFDLKEARVSAGDAAVYAPANDEAEFAGLIAALLDDPEKRARMGKIGQERVGGALSWQNSQRSLLAAYAAACPAPGHVGGAPSRMGRRRR